Proteins encoded by one window of Gimesia sp.:
- a CDS encoding DUF1559 domain-containing protein, translating to MKQRTTLRGFTLIELLVVIAIIAILIALLLPAVQQAREAARRSTCKNNLKQIGLALHNYHDTHQLFPYATANPGNCIPADPNATITNHTGWLYLLPFMDQANLYNQFNFSAATGQHNKTSNTLAGGSSITTGNAQLGTNIIPILLCPSDDGGSTYPGADTNYGTGVANSARTSYGFSVTTGEYWGGNCTYWVNESKTNRTMFGANSKCKIRDIKDGTSNTVAVAETTLDVDDGECQIWAASSHVGMGVMLKASRGINEFRCCTWRTPPNAQFQPGRLGEWGEPGSTHTGGMHVLLADGAVRFISENIDTNTRLNLANISDGNPLGEF from the coding sequence ATGAAACAACGCACAACCTTGCGCGGTTTTACTCTGATTGAACTTCTGGTGGTGATTGCCATCATCGCGATTCTGATTGCCTTGTTACTCCCCGCTGTTCAACAGGCCCGGGAAGCAGCCCGTCGCTCTACCTGTAAAAATAATCTGAAGCAGATCGGACTGGCTCTGCATAACTATCACGACACACACCAGCTCTTCCCGTATGCAACCGCGAACCCCGGTAACTGTATCCCAGCAGACCCGAATGCCACGATCACCAATCATACCGGCTGGCTCTACCTGCTCCCTTTCATGGATCAGGCAAACCTCTACAACCAGTTCAATTTCAGTGCTGCAACCGGGCAGCATAACAAAACCTCGAATACACTGGCCGGCGGTAGCTCGATCACTACCGGGAATGCCCAGCTGGGAACGAACATCATTCCGATTCTGCTTTGTCCCTCAGATGATGGCGGCTCGACCTATCCGGGGGCTGATACGAATTATGGCACCGGCGTAGCTAACTCGGCCCGCACCAGTTACGGGTTCAGTGTGACCACTGGTGAGTACTGGGGGGGGAACTGTACCTACTGGGTGAATGAAAGCAAAACCAACCGCACCATGTTTGGTGCGAATTCCAAGTGCAAAATCCGCGATATCAAAGATGGAACCAGCAACACCGTCGCGGTTGCCGAGACAACCCTGGATGTCGATGACGGCGAGTGTCAGATCTGGGCTGCCTCTTCACATGTGGGGATGGGGGTCATGCTGAAAGCCAGCCGGGGCATCAATGAATTTCGCTGCTGCACCTGGCGAACTCCCCCTAATGCTCAGTTTCAACCAGGACGCCTGGGAGAATGGGGAGAGCCGGGCAGTACCCATACCGGCGGAATGCACGTTCTGCTGGCGGATGGTGCAGTCCGGTTTATCAGCGAAAATATCGACACCAACACGCGCCTCAATCTGGCCAATATCTCCGATGGCAATCCCCTGGGAGAATTTTAA
- a CDS encoding DUF1559 domain-containing protein — translation MRQQLFKRGFTLIELLVVIAIIAILIALLLPAVQQAREAARRSTCKNNLKQIGLALHNYHDTHRVFPYATANPGTCTTAGGATITNHAGWLYLLPFMDQANLYNQYNFSAATGSRNDVGGTLAGGGAIASGNAVLGTNVIPILICPSDDGGAQYAPASTAYGTGVANSARTSYGFSVTNAHDTGACNLWTLEGKTSRAMFGISSNCQVRDVKDGTSNTVAVVETTLDVDDGECQSWAAASHVGLGTNFKSSRGINEFRCCTWRTPPMQQFQPGRLGEWGDPGSTHVGGLHVLMGDGAVRFVSENIDSTTRNNLANISDGNVLGEF, via the coding sequence ATGCGACAGCAATTATTCAAGCGGGGCTTCACCTTGATCGAACTGTTGGTGGTGATTGCCATCATCGCGATCCTGATTGCTCTGCTCTTGCCGGCGGTACAGCAGGCGCGTGAAGCAGCCCGCAGGTCAACCTGCAAAAACAACCTGAAGCAGATCGGTCTGGCACTGCACAACTACCATGACACCCATCGCGTGTTCCCCTATGCCACTGCTAATCCTGGTACCTGTACGACCGCAGGTGGAGCCACAATCACTAATCATGCCGGCTGGCTTTATCTGCTGCCTTTCATGGATCAGGCAAACCTGTATAACCAGTACAATTTCAGTGCCGCCACAGGATCGCGAAACGATGTCGGCGGGACGCTGGCAGGTGGAGGTGCGATCGCCAGCGGGAATGCGGTTCTTGGTACGAATGTCATTCCTATTCTGATCTGCCCTTCTGATGACGGCGGGGCTCAGTATGCTCCCGCCAGTACGGCCTACGGAACCGGAGTTGCCAATTCCGCACGCACCAGCTATGGCTTTAGTGTGACGAATGCCCACGACACGGGGGCCTGTAATCTCTGGACTCTGGAAGGTAAAACTTCACGTGCCATGTTCGGGATCAGCTCAAACTGTCAGGTTCGTGATGTCAAGGATGGTACCAGTAACACAGTCGCTGTCGTAGAGACCACTCTGGACGTCGATGACGGCGAATGCCAGTCCTGGGCCGCAGCTTCACACGTGGGGCTGGGAACAAATTTCAAGTCGAGCCGGGGTATTAATGAATTCCGTTGCTGCACCTGGAGAACACCGCCTATGCAACAGTTTCAGCCAGGCCGCCTTGGTGAATGGGGCGATCCTGGCAGTACCCATGTGGGCGGGTTGCATGTGTTGATGGGCGATGGTGCAGTTCGATTCGTCAGCGAAAACATCGACTCGACGACGCGTAATAATCTGGCGAATATCTCTGACGGAAACGTTCTGGGAGAATTCTAA
- a CDS encoding carboxypeptidase-like regulatory domain-containing protein, whose amino-acid sequence MLKLNRQIAVLLMTVGLVSGCGGHTSEVPDDLVPVTGTVKLDGEPKANITVIFNPGKKTAGTGGYGVTDQDGKYTLTHRSNKPGVEPGEYVVTFSMMGLPDGSPIPEGKDAADVGAVQLLPEQYTNPNREMNLTIATVKAPSATLDYEIKSK is encoded by the coding sequence ATGTTGAAATTGAATAGACAGATTGCCGTTCTGCTGATGACTGTCGGCTTAGTGAGTGGTTGTGGTGGTCACACTTCAGAAGTTCCCGATGACCTTGTTCCTGTTACAGGAACCGTGAAACTGGATGGTGAACCGAAAGCAAATATTACGGTTATCTTTAATCCCGGAAAAAAAACCGCTGGAACGGGTGGGTATGGTGTGACCGATCAAGATGGTAAGTACACGCTGACTCATCGCAGCAATAAGCCTGGAGTAGAACCGGGAGAGTATGTTGTCACTTTCTCTATGATGGGCCTGCCCGACGGAAGCCCGATTCCTGAAGGGAAAGATGCGGCCGATGTGGGTGCAGTGCAGTTGCTGCCTGAGCAATACACGAATCCCAACCGTGAGATGAATCTGACCATCGCCACGGTGAAAGCGCCCTCCGCAACTCTGGATTACGAAATTAAATCAAAATAA
- a CDS encoding DUF1559 domain-containing protein → MLQLKKRRAFTLIELLVVIAIIAILIALLLPAVQQAREAARRSTCKNNLKQIGLALHNYHDAHKCFPYSVSHAHSITSGSASHAFGLNHRGWLLVLPYIDQANLYNQFNFSLAASTGAPSAKPVPGNLLPGSAGNANDQVISKIIPAFMCPSDDNDTHYRSTTSAHYAIAPGSSSEYAAYTNYDFSTRRTSSSASIWNTESRSSRRMFGIDGCSQIRDVKDGMSNTVAVAETLRWTYNGVSQTWGHAKWVGHGVDLTYSRGINWWPCCSWDSPPFARPTGPGRLGDWSTVGSLHTGGAHVLMGDGAVRFISENIDATTRNNLAYISDGNPIGEF, encoded by the coding sequence ATGCTGCAGCTCAAAAAAAGGCGTGCGTTCACACTGATCGAATTGCTGGTCGTCATCGCGATTATCGCAATTCTGATCGCTCTCTTGTTACCTGCCGTGCAGCAGGCGCGTGAAGCAGCCCGTCGCTCAACCTGTAAGAACAATCTGAAACAGATTGGTCTCGCCTTGCACAACTACCATGATGCACACAAATGCTTTCCGTACTCAGTTTCACATGCCCACAGTATCACGTCGGGTTCTGCAAGCCATGCCTTTGGCCTGAACCATCGTGGCTGGTTGCTGGTCCTGCCTTACATTGATCAGGCGAACCTCTACAATCAGTTCAACTTCAGCCTGGCTGCCAGTACAGGGGCTCCCAGTGCGAAGCCTGTTCCGGGTAACCTGCTGCCGGGGTCTGCCGGTAATGCGAACGATCAGGTGATCTCGAAAATCATTCCCGCGTTCATGTGTCCTTCAGACGATAACGACACACACTATCGCTCTACCACCAGTGCTCACTACGCTATCGCTCCTGGTAGCTCCAGTGAGTATGCGGCTTACACAAATTACGATTTTAGTACTCGGAGAACATCCAGTTCTGCCAGTATCTGGAATACAGAAAGCCGCTCCTCACGCCGCATGTTCGGGATCGATGGTTGTTCTCAGATTCGTGATGTCAAAGACGGTATGAGTAACACGGTGGCCGTTGCTGAGACTCTGCGCTGGACCTACAACGGTGTTTCCCAGACCTGGGGTCATGCGAAATGGGTGGGCCACGGGGTCGACCTGACTTACTCACGTGGAATTAACTGGTGGCCCTGCTGCTCCTGGGACTCTCCCCCATTCGCTCGTCCTACCGGACCTGGTCGTCTGGGTGACTGGTCTACCGTGGGCAGTCTGCACACCGGTGGTGCTCATGTGCTGATGGGTGATGGAGCCGTTCGTTTCATCAGTGAAAACATCGACGCCACAACCCGCAACAACCTGGCTTACATCTCTGACGGTAACCCGATCGGAGAATTCTAA